The following coding sequences lie in one Lolium perenne isolate Kyuss_39 chromosome 2, Kyuss_2.0, whole genome shotgun sequence genomic window:
- the LOC139835494 gene encoding uncharacterized mitochondrial protein AtMg00810-like → MYLLVYVDDIILISSSDVVAGRLVSALSGDFVVKDLGALHYFLGLEVSRSSAGLTLTQQKYSLDLLHRAGMLKCKHATTPMSATDRMSALDGDILSPDDATEYRSLVGGLQYLTITRPDVSYAVNCVCQYLHAPRTSHWSAVKRILRYVCLTASYGLLLQPAPSCVLSAFSDADWAGNPDDR, encoded by the coding sequence ATGTACCTGCTggtttatgttgatgatatcatacTTATCAGTTCTTCGGATGTTGTTGCTGGTCGCCTTGTGTCTGCACTTAGTGGTGATTTTGTTGTTAAGGACTTGGGTGCTCTGCACTATTTCCTTGGTCTGGAGGTCTCACGATCTTCTGCTGGGCTGACTCTCACACAGCAGAAGTATTCTCTGGACTTGCTGCATCGTGCTGGCATGTTGAAGTGTAAACATGCTACCACCCCTATGTCTGCCACTGATCGCATGTCTGCTCTTGATGGAGACATCCTTTCGCCTGATGATGCTACTGAGTACCGCAGTCTCGTTGGAGGTCTGCAATATCTCACTATCACCAGACCTGATGTTTCTTATGCAGTCAATTGTGTGTGTCAGTATCTTCATGCACCCAGGACGTCTCATTGGTCAGCTGTGAAGCGTATTCTGCGCTATGTCTGTCTCACTGCCTCGTATGGTTTGCTTCTCCAACCGGCTCCATCCTGTGTCCTTTCAGCCTTTTCAGATGCAGACTGGGCTGGCAATCCGGATGACAGGTGA
- the LOC127332741 gene encoding uncharacterized protein produces MSSKNAAVFLLGLLLSCATMSGTARILEEETAPSKDEEHKPELPALPKVELPPFPEVHLPPKPELPKVELPPFPEVHLPPKPELPTFPAVHLPSKPELPKVELPTFPEVHLPPKPELPKVELPPKPELPTLPEFHFPEPEAKP; encoded by the coding sequence ATGTCTTCGAAAAACGCCGCTGTCTTCCTCCTCGGCCTGCTTCTCTCGTGCGCCACCATGAGCGGCACAGCGAGAATCTTGGAGGAGGAGACCGCTCCATCCAAGGACGAAGAGCACAAGCCCGAGCTGCCAGCGTTGCCCAAGGTTGAGCTGCCGCCATTCCCGGAGGTGCACTTGCCACCTAAGCCCGAGCTGCCGAAGGTTGAGCTGCCGCCTTTCCCGGAGGTGCACCTGCCACCCAAGCCCGAGCTGCCAACATTCCCGGCGGTGCACCTTCCATCTAAGCCCGAGCTTCCCAAGGTTGAACTCCCAACCTTCCCGGAGGTGCACCTGCCACCCAAGCCTGAGCTGCCCAAAGTGGAGCTGCCGCCAAAGCCAGAGTTGCCCACCCTTCCCGAGTTCCACTTCCCAGAGCCGGAGGCTAAACCATGA